One part of the Symphalangus syndactylus isolate Jambi chromosome 1, NHGRI_mSymSyn1-v2.1_pri, whole genome shotgun sequence genome encodes these proteins:
- the GAL gene encoding galanin peptides: MARGSALLLASLLLAAALSASAGLWSPAKEKRGWTLNSAGYLLGPHAVGNHRSFSDKNGLTSKRELRPEDDMKPGSFDRSMPENNIMRTIIEFLSFLHLKEAGALDHLPDLPPAASSEDIERS; encoded by the exons ATGGCCCGAGGCAGCGCCCTCCTGCTCGCCTCCCTCCTCCTCGCCGCGGCCCTTTCTGCCTCTGCGGGGCTCTGGTCGCCG GCCAAGGAAAAACGAGGCTGGACCCTGAACAGCGCGGGCTACCTGCTGGGCCCAC ATGCCGTTGGCAACCACAGATCATTCAGTGACAAGAATGGCCTCACCAGCAAGCGGGAGCTGCGGCCCGAAGATGACATGAAACCAG gaAGCTTTGACAGGTCCATGCCTGAGAACAATATCATGCGCACAATCATTGAGTTTCTGTCTTTCTTGCATCTCAAAG AGGCCGGGGCCCTCGACCACCTCCCGGATCTCCCCCCCGCAGCCTCCTCAGAAGACATCGAGCGGTCCTGA